CATGATAACTTTGCTCTTCTTtgctctcctctgcttctctACAGAAACAGGAACTTCTCAGAAGAGACAGTAGGCaggcaaataaaattaattcaaaccATCCAGGAAGTGAATCCCTTGTTTGAGACAACTACTTGATTAGGTGAGAGATTGTCCTTTTAGTACATTTTCCAGATACTTTCCTTTCTGGCTAGAATGGGCAGGAAGATCAGAGAAGGGTGGTGTAATGAGAGTGCTGTGCTGAGTAATTTCACGGAGGTGAAGGTGGAAGGTGAAATCCAGCTTATTCCCTCAGGCTCTGAGGCCCGGTGGGAGTCTTGTTGTCAGTAATCATGATGATCCTACATGTGGAGCTGGTGCCACATGGCTATCTGTTTCCTGGGGTTCCTCAGCATTTCTTCCCAGTGGTTCCTCTCTGTGCCTGTGACGTGTAAGCCCAGACTGCACGTGCCAAGCACATGGCTCTGGccagctccatcctggctcAGCATTTCCAGCTCCACACTGGTGGCACGCAGGAGCTCATGAGGCACCTCGAACatgatcatctcattccacacAGGGTTAATCTTGTGTTTTGCACGTTTGGTCTGCTTCTTCTTCAGCTTCAGTGACTGATGCCTCAGTGTCACCTTGACAGAAACATCTGTATAGGGAGGGGAGAGAGATACCATGTTAATAAGCATGCAACAAATGGGCTAGACTAGACTAGAATAggctgagttggaaaggacccatcaggatcatggaatccaactcctggctctgcacaggacaccccaaaaatcacacgAGCATTGTCTAAACGCTTTTTGAACTCcatcaggctggtgctgtgactaACCTAAATCTCCCTTAACTCAGCTTCATGCTGTGTCCTCAGGacttgtccctgcccacaggagagaagagatcagtgcctggcTCTCTACTTCCCCTTGTGAGGATATTGAAGACAATGATGCCTTCCCTCTGtgtcctctccaggctgaacagagcagttgacctcagccactcctcataagGCTTCACCTCCAGgtccttcaccatcctcatggccctcctttggacactctctaatatCTTAATGTTTTTTATATTGTGATGCCCAAATCTGCACCCAAAAATGCAAGAGAATTTACACTGGGGACATCAGACTGAGAGCGCACAGAAGAAATATTGTTAAGGCGCATTTGCTTTtcaatttttataaattattcaaATCTCTTGGCTTTCTAAGCCAGatatgtgtttttttcctgtcaaacTTTTCCCTTCCCACTTTCTTTCCAGATTTACATAATAGCAACAGTATCTGTTTCCTTGGTATAACACTCACCACTGCCAAGTAGATCTTTCAGCTGCTTGGAATGGAGGTTTTTAGCCTTAATAATCACCACCAGCAGGCGATTAGCTGCTGGCAGGTAGCTAATAGAGAGCAGAACCTCCCCATGGCCTGTGGATGGCTCCTGGAAATGGAGACACAGAAAGGGTTAATTTTTTACATAATCTTGTCCAGAATGTTAGGAAAACAACAGTAGAAGACTGATGGTTGGAAGGTCATGGGCCAACCGAGTTGTGTCTCTGTCGTTGTACAGGAGATCTTTCCAGTTATGTTTGATGAGAATAAATCTGGCAAAGATGCCTGAGAGGCTTTTCCACTCATTAAGGCTCCAATAATGTGACTTACTGAGTCCTTATGTCACTGGAAAGTAACTGCTTCCTGACATCAACTTTTAGTGGAATATTTAGTCAGAAGAAGATTTGGGGCTGACATACAATGAAAATAGTTAGAAATTCCTATTTTGTGAGACCATATAACTGCCCTGTATTTATATCCACTGCCCTGTTTACTGCTTTTTGTAATGCACTTTTGGTTTCAggtgctccatttcccagaaGGCTCTGACTAGGCTCAGCCTCCAGCCTGCAGTGCACAGCAGGAGTGTTGGGCTCCCTGGGAAAGCAGAGATGGTGCTTGGGGCTGAGTCTGACCTGGAGCTGCAATTACACCTTCCCTGACACTCTATTTgttgtgagaaaaaaaacagccaaactGAAATCCTCCACGAGCTGGGCACAGTACATTCATTACTCTTCCTTCCCACCTGTCTTCCATCAGGACTGTGAACAGCTCTCCCTGCTTCCCATGTAGAAtacttccctttccctttccctttccctttccctttccctttccctttccctttccctttccctttccctttccctttccctttctctttccctttcccttccttccattTGGCCTGGACAAGCAGCCCCTCGGGGGGAAAGCCTAGGGACACAGTCACACTACCACTGCTCTCCTATAAGAGAGTAATGCCGTTTTCTTCTcgggagccaacagggaaagagaaaaatcccacACCATCGTGTGCAGAGCTGACAGCCCATGGCAAGGAACAAAAGGGGAGTAGTTATTCTCTCAGTAAGTGGGAGGTTGTGACAGAAATCTGGTTTCGTGTGAGGTTAATGACCCAAAAGAGTCCCAGAAAGCCAATGCCAATTCAACAGACTCATTCTGGACTCCTTAGCATGTT
This genomic stretch from Cinclus cinclus chromosome 6, bCinCin1.1, whole genome shotgun sequence harbors:
- the SYT13 gene encoding synaptotagmin-13 isoform X2, translating into MKTWHPERAGSGRQVPELHYSLLYDPQRAELRLALLEAMHGRMSGDQDAGCHCYILGTLESKSGIAEAQTELKKKVLHTLWEEVLRFPLSEEEMPGGTLTITLRNCDKFSRHSIVGELKLNLAEMKDSFGKAQWERLKSPEKEPSTGHGEVLLSISYLPAANRLLVVIIKAKNLHSKQLKDLLGSDVSVKVTLRHQSLKLKKKQTKRAKHKINPVWNEMIMFEVPHELLRATSVELEMLSQDGAGQSHVLGTCSLGLHVTGTERNHWEEMLRNPRKQIAMWHQLHM